The following are encoded in a window of Pseudobacteroides sp. genomic DNA:
- a CDS encoding FHA domain-containing protein — MNVFAWILSEIIEALFISGAEFTRKLLISQDTLDNWKKGKYMPSDGLSSKRCTINELIKQINDRYVKVLRSGTISSDEIIGILIKSGLPQQAKDELLTYAGNDDFPGKVLRAAYEYEKIKNDDGYTLTMVVENPVYPYLVRRINEGSDPTAKDKTEKINIDKRDFIIGRKNKNADYVCNNSFVSKNHAEIFVREGRYYLMDLGSTNGTFVNGKRIDKLVDTEIINNDKIKFADWEYTFVIPED; from the coding sequence ATGAATGTTTTTGCATGGATACTTTCTGAAATAATAGAAGCACTTTTTATAAGCGGTGCCGAATTTACAAGAAAACTTTTGATAAGTCAGGACACTCTAGACAACTGGAAAAAAGGCAAATACATGCCAAGCGATGGATTGAGTTCCAAGAGATGCACAATAAATGAGTTGATAAAACAAATAAATGATAGATATGTTAAGGTATTAAGAAGTGGAACAATATCTTCCGATGAAATAATTGGGATTTTGATAAAGTCAGGGCTTCCGCAGCAGGCAAAGGATGAGCTTTTGACATATGCAGGCAATGATGATTTTCCAGGTAAGGTTTTAAGAGCGGCCTATGAGTATGAAAAGATAAAGAATGATGACGGCTATACTTTAACTATGGTGGTTGAGAATCCTGTCTATCCTTATTTGGTACGCAGGATAAATGAAGGCAGTGATCCTACTGCAAAGGATAAAACAGAAAAAATAAATATCGATAAAAGAGACTTTATTATAGGAAGAAAAAATAAGAATGCCGATTACGTATGCAATAACAGCTTTGTTAGCAAAAATCATGCAGAGATTTTTGTAAGAGAAGGCCGGTATTATTTAATGGATCTCGGATCTACAAACGGTACTTTTGTTAATGGTAAAAGAATTGATAAACTTGTCGATACAGAAATAATTAACAATGATAAAATAAAATTTGCTGACTGGGAGTACACTTTTGTGATACCTGAAGACTAA